A stretch of the Lytechinus variegatus isolate NC3 chromosome 5, Lvar_3.0, whole genome shotgun sequence genome encodes the following:
- the LOC121416214 gene encoding OTU domain-containing protein 7B-like: protein MEERDKHVMLSRFMKMTQLDLGFAHDLLEGTNWNFDAAVRDFQELQGQRRLSAQRQAAPKKISPKENPSNQIPPKTSPKPAQKPSSPQRNPPQKGSPKRNSPPNGQMTQPVPNRASPKINGRGDDSISHNGGSSSPNALQHPQLRDPPKSPGTKRLTRGLSAANSRLVITSRQRVKDDEESHNYQLVDTPRFTFILPDLLVFPADFRAFVEKDLIDSCTMVNLENSGYLNWWAKTGACSKLWPMATTGDGNCLLHAASLGMWGFHDRQLTLRKALYKDLSDHQHTAHMQKLKRRWRWQQTLANKESGLVYSEEEWEEEWKSLLKLASTIPRNHKFKNNGGKPMGGGPLPSVAEDQDYLDDDEEIMYESLEEFHVFVLCHILRRPIIIVADTVLRDSQGQPLAPIPFGGIYLPVELHPLECHRSPLVLTYDASHFSALVPMEVDSHRDTELKKQPPVIPITDSNHHLLTLHFIVDPGIGWQWKDENHNDDKTNGIEEDTALHKLVYSPKDKLKLLQTYLELVRLEIPDVHHQESSSPTQGDEWELLPPKENGMKTVKVEVARSNSSGSEKSDRSGGKEKEKSRSFGKKLKHFAGLDKSKKGSSRKDGHEQFHIIEEKHKKDRISTEVTIQDVADRSVVVAAKMDDVRLQGVEEMIRNYLESAKTRFHEEVALKRMIAAENRSRQQQRIQREQRPHDVCIDDDERTNEAAYHFASLPRVHVNGPMSSRGSHDYPDNGRGVQYVHATSSNPGSPAMERVNNSTSYNPAAKRQGGTYSPQPVRAHYNPPQPRYQAQTQSPQFQRTVPIQRLHINDRNQEIRSNSNPYATHVRGRRVPIEEEATRQCRTFGCKYFGSEKTDFLCSHCYESIIRKKQPLMR from the exons ATGGAGGAGAGGGATAAACATGTGATGTTATCTCGGTTCATGAAGATGACCCAACTTGATCTTGGATTTGCTCATGATCTTCTAGAAG GTACAAATTGGAATTTTGATGCTGCAGTAAGAGACTTCCAAGAACTCCAAGGCCAGAGACGGCTGTCTGCTCAAAGACAGGCAGCTCCAAAGAAAATCTCTCCCAAAGAAAACCCTTCAAACCAAATTCCCCCGAAGACCAGCCCAAAGCCCGCCCAGAAGCCCAGCTCGCCCCAGAGAAATCCTCCACAGAAAGGTTCTCCTAAGAGAAATTCTCCCCCAAATGGGCAAATGACACAGCCTGTTCCCAACAGGGCCTCCCCAAAAATAAATGGGAGAGGAGATGATTCCATTTCACATAATGGGGGTTCCTCATCTCCAAATGCCTTGCAGCATCCTCAGCTGAGAGATCCTCCAAAGTCACCGG GTACCAAGAGACTGACAAGAGGTCTTTCAGCAGCCAACTCCAGACTGGTGATAACCAGTCGTCAGAGGGTGAAAGATGACGAAGAGAGCCACAACTATCAACTTGTAGACACACCAAGATTCACCTTCATCTTGCCTGATCTACTGGTGTTCCCTGCAGACTTCCGTGCATTCGTCGAGAAGGATCTCATTGACTCCTGTACAATGGTCAACCTAGAAAACTCAG gttatCTGAACTGGTGGGCAAAGACAGGGGCGTGTTCTAAGCTGTGGCCAATGGCAACAACTGGAGATGGCAACTGTCTTCTACATGCAGCATCATTAG GTATGTGGGGTTTCCACGACCGTCAGCTGACATTACGCAAGGCTTTATACAAAGATCTGTCGGACCATCAACACACAGCACATATGCAAAAACTGAAGAGAAGATGGCGATGGCAACAGACATTAGCAAACAAAGAG TCTGGCCTGGTGTATTCTGAAGAAGAATGGGAAGAGGAATGGAAGAGTCTCCTGAAGCTAGCATCCACCATTCCAAGGAATCATAAATTCAAGAATAATGGAGGCAAGCCCATGGGTGGAGG ACCCCTACCATCTGTAGCCGAGGACCAAGACTAtttggatgatgatgaagagatCATGTATGAGAGTTTGGAAGAATTCCATGTGTTTGTTCTCTGCCATATCCTCCGTCGACCCATCATCATCGTGGCCGACACCGTCCTCCGAGACTCCCAGGGCCAGCCCCTTGCTCCTATCCCATTCGGTGGTATCTACCTACCAGTAGAGCTGCATCCTCTTGAGTGCCATCGCTCGCCCCTAGTCCTCACCTATGATGCATCCCATTTCTCAGCGCTGGTTCCCATGGAAGTGGATAGCCACCGTGACACAGAGCTCAAGAAACAACCTCCTG TCATTCCCATCACCGACTCCAACCATCACCTCCTGACCCTTCACTTCATCGTTGATCCTGGTATCGGATGGCAGTGGAAGGATGAGAACCACAACGATGACAAGACAAACGGTATTGAGGAAGACACCGCGCTCCACAAGCTGGTCTACAGTCCCAAGGACAAGCTGAAACTCCTGCAGACGTATTTGGAGTTGGTGAGGTTAGAGATTCCAGATGTCCATCACCAGGAGAGCTCATCGCCCACACAGGGAGATGAATGGGAGCTGTTACCACCCAAGGAAAATGGCATGAAAACTGTCAAG GTTGAAGTCGCTAGAAGCAATTCAAGTGGATCAGAGAAGAGTGACAGAAGCGGGGGCAAGGAGAAAGAGAAGTCAAGGTCATTTGGTAAAAAGCTCAAGCACTTTGCGGGACTCGATAAAAGCAAGAAAGGATCATCCCGCAAAGATGGCCATGAGCAGTTTCACATCATAGAGGAGAAGCACAAGAAGGACAGAATCTCAACCGAAGTGACCATTCAGGATGTTGCTGACCGTTCAGTTGTGGTTGCAGCAAAGATGGACGATGTTAGGTTACAGGGAGTGGAGGAGATGATAAGGAATTACCTGGAGTCAGCAAAGACCCGTTTCCATGAGGAGGTAGCTCTGAAGAGGATGATTGCTGCTGAGAATCGGAGCAGACAGCAGCAGAGGATCCAGAGAGAACAGCGCCCTCACGATGTTTGTATTGATGATGACGAAAGAACTAATGAGGCTGCATATCACTTTGCCTCTCTTCCACGTGTCCATGTCAACGGGCCCATGTCTTCCAGAGGCAGTCATGATTATCCTGATAATGGTAGAGGTGTGCAGTATGTCCATGCAACAAGTAGCAACCCAGGCAGTCCTGCCATGGAGCGTGTCAACAACAGTACGTCATACAACCCAGCAGCCAAGCGTCAAGGAGGGACGTACAGCCCTCAGCCGGTACGTGCACACTACAACCCTCCACAACCACGCTATCAAGCTCAAACTCAATCACCACAGTTTCAAAGAACAGTACCCATTCAGAGACTTCACATCAACGACAGGAAtcaagaaatccgctccaattCTAACCCATATGCTACCCATGTCAGGGGAAGGCGTGTACCGATAGAAGAGGAAGCTACAAGACAGTGCCGTACCTTTGGTTGTAAGTACTTTGGCTCAGAAAAGACAGACTTCCTGTGTTCCCATTGCTACGAGTCAATCATTCGAAAGAAGCAACCTCTCATGCGGTAG
- the LOC121416216 gene encoding UDP-glucose 6-dehydrogenase-like — protein sequence MVIKKICCLGAGYVGGPTCSVIALKCPEVTVTVVDLSQARVDAWNSADFKLPIYEPSLEKVVRECRGRNLFFSTNIDTAIQEADLIFISVNTPTKTFGLGKGRAADLKYIEAAARRIAEVATSNKIVVEKSTVPVKAAQSIQRILMANTKPGCRYEVLSNPEFLAEGSAIKDLLQPDRVLIGGDTSHSGLKAIDELASIYEHWVPKDRIIKTNTWSSELSKLAANAFLAQRISSINSISAVCEATGADVSEVAHAIGMDSRLGPKFLQASLGFGGSCFQKDVLNLVYLCEACNLPEVALYWQQVIDMNDFQRRRFANKIIACLFNTVTDKKIAILGFAFKKDTGDTRESSSIYLSKFLMDEGARLSIYDPQVEHAQIMCELTSPCISADPERVEKLVTICSDPYEAVKGAHALVICTEWDEFKDYDYIRIYNDMLKPAFAFDGRRILDTDRLENIGFHVEVIGRKSWKNGILPVTP from the exons ATGGTGATCAAGAAGATATGTTGTTTGGGGGCAGGGTACGTCGGAGGTCCCACTTGCTCCGTAATTGCCCTCAAATGTCCTGAGGTCACAGTCACTGTCGTTGACCTGAGTCAAGCTCGGGTAGATGCATGGAATTCCGCAGACTTCAAGCTGCCTATCTACGAG CCTAGTTTGGAGAAGGTTGTAAGAGAATGCAGGGGAAGAAATCTTTTCTTCTCAACCAACATTGATACTGCAATCCAAGAGGCTGATCTGATATTCATTTCTGTCAACACTCCTACAAAGACATTTGGATTAGGGAAG GGTAGAGCAGCAGATCTGAAGTATATTGAGGCAGCAGCACGTCGTATAGCTGAAGTTGCCACCTCTAATAAGATAGTGGTTGAAAAGAGCACCGTCCCTGTTAAAGCTGCTCAGAGTATTCAAAGAATACTCATGGCAAATACCAAACCAGGCTGCAGATATGAG GTCCTTTCAAATCCAGAGTTCCTTGCTGAAGGTTCAGCAATTAAGGATTTGTTGCAACCAGACCGCGTCCTCATTGGTGGAGATACATCTCACAGTGGACTCAAAGCCATAGATGAACTAGCATCAATCTATGAACATTGGGTACCAAAGGATCgaatcattaaaacaaacacATGGTCTTCAGAACTCTCAAAATTG GCTGCCAATGCATTCCTAGCTCAAAGGATTTCAAGTATCAACTCAATAAGTGCAGTCTGTGAAGCAACGGGGGCTGATGTCAGTGAGGTTGCACACGCCATTGGTATGGACTCTAGGTTAGGACCAAAGTTTCTACAAGCAAGTTTAG GTTTTGGAGGCAGCTGCTTCCAGAAGGATGTATTAAATCTTGTTTATCTCTGTGAAGCCTGTAATCTACCTGAAGTAGCACTGTACTGGCAACAG gTTATTGATATGAATGATTTCCAAAGGAGACGTTTCGCCAATAAGATCATCGCTTGTCTGTTCAATACTGTGACAGACAAGAAGATTGCTATCCTAGGGTTTGCCTTCAAGAAAGATACAGGAGATACAAG AGAGTCTTCCAGCATCTACCTCAGTAAATTCCTGATGGATGAGGGCGCCAGACTCAGTATATACGACCCCCAGGTTGAGCATGCTCAGATCATGTGTGAACTGACCAGTCCTTGTATATCTGCAGATCCTGAAAGAG TTGAAAAGCTTGTCACCATTTGTTCTGACCCCTATGAAGCTGTGAAGGGAGCCCATGCATTAGTTATTTGCACAGAGTGGGATGAATTCAAG GATTATGATTACATACGTATCTACAATGACATGCTCAAGCCAGCCTTTGCCTTTGATGGCCGACGCATCCTTGACACTGACCGCCTTGAGAATATTGGTTTCCATGTTGAGGTCATAGGTCGTAAGAGCTGGAAGAATGGTATCCTACCTGTCACCCCTTAG